In one Mus caroli chromosome 14, CAROLI_EIJ_v1.1, whole genome shotgun sequence genomic region, the following are encoded:
- the Tox4 gene encoding TOX high mobility group box family member 4 has product MEFPGGNDNYLTITGPSHPFLSGAETFHTPSLGDEEFEIPPISLDSDPSLAVSDVVGHFDDLADPSSSQDGSFSAQYGVQTLDMPVGMTHGLMEQGGGLLSGGLTMDLDHSIGTQYSANPPVTIDVPMTDMTSGLMGHSQLTTIDQSELSSQLGLSLGGGTILPPAQSPEDRLSTTPSPTNSLHEDGVDDFRRQLPAQKTVVVETGKKQKAPKKRKKKDPNEPQKPVSAYALFFRDTQAAIKGQNPNATFGEVSKIVASMWDSLGEEQKQVYKRKTEAAKKEYLKALAAYKDNQECQATVETVELDPVPQSQTPSPPPVTTADPASPAPASTESPALPPCIIVNSTLSSYVANQASSGPGGQPNITKLIITKQMLPSSITMSQGGMVTVIPATVVTSRGLQVGQTSTATIQPSQQAQIVTRSVLQAAAAAAASMQLPPPRLQPPPLQQMPQPPTQQQVTILQQPPPLQAMQQPPPQKVRINLQQQPPPLQSKIVPPPTLKIQTTVVPPTVESSPEQPMNSSPEAHTVEATSPETICEMIADVVPEVESPSQMHVELVSGSPVTLSPQPRCVRSGCENPPVISKDWDNEYCSNECVVKHCRDVFLAWVASRNPNSVVFVK; this is encoded by the exons ATGGAG TTTCCCGGAGGAAATGACAATTACCTGACGATCACTGGGCCCTCGCACCCTTTCCTGTCAGGGGCCGAG ACATTCCATACACCAAGCTTGGGCGATGAGGAATTTGAAATTCCACCTATCTCCTTGGACTCTGATCCCTCGCTGGCTGTCTCAGATGTGGTTGGCCACTTTGATGACCTGGCAGACCCCTCCTCTTCACAGGATGGCAGCTTTTCAGCTCAATACGGGGTCCAGACATTGGACATGCCTGTGGGCATGACCCATGGCTTGATGGAGCAGGGCGGAGGGCTCCTGAGTGGGGGCTTGACTATG GACCTGGACCATTCTATAGGAACTCAGTATAGTGCCAACCCACCTGTTACAATTGATGTACCAATGACAGACATGACTTCTGGCTTAATGGGACACAGCCAGTTGACCACTATTGATCAGTCAGAACTGAGTTCTCAACTTGGTTTGAGTTTAGGAGGTGGCACCATCTTGCCACCTGCCCAGTCACCTGAGGATCGTCTTTCAACTACTCCTTCACCTACCAATTCACTTCATGAGGATGGTGTTGATGATTTCCGGAGG CAACTTCCCGCCCAGAAGACAGTGGTAGTGGAAACagggaaaaagcaaaaagctcccaagaagagaaaaaagaaagacccaAATGAACCTCAGAAGCCAGTCTCTGCGTATGCATTGTTCTTTCGAGATACGCAGGCTGCCATCAAGGGACAAAACCCGAACGCAACCTTTGGGGAGGTCTCGAAGATTGTGGCTTCCATGTGGGACAGCCTTGGAGAAGAACAGAAGCAG GTGTACAAGCGGAAGACTGAGGCTGCCAAGAAAGAGTATCTCAAGGCACTAGCTGCTTATAAAGACAACCAGGAATGCCAG gCTACTGTGGAAACAGTGGAATTAGATCCTGTGCCACAGTCACAgactccttccccacctcctgtgACTACTGCTGACCCAGCATCTCCAGCACCAGCCTCAACGGAGTCTCCTGCTTTGCCCCCTTGCATCATAGTGAATTCCACGCTTTCATCTTACGTGGCAAACCAGGCGTCTTCTGGGCCTGGAGGTCAGCCCAATATTACCAAGTTGATTATTACCAAACAGATGTTGCCTTCTTCTATCACCATGTCCCAAGGAGGAATGGTTACTGTTATCCCAGCCACAGTGGTTACCTCCCGTGGGCTCCAGGTAGGCCAAACAAGTACAGCTACTATTCAGCCAAGCCAGCAGGCCCAGATTGTCACCCGGTCAGTgttgcaggcagcagcagctgctgctgcttccatgCAACTGCCTCCACCCCGACTACAGCCTCCTCCGTTGCAACAGATGCCTCAGCCCCCAACTCAACAGCAAGTCACCATTCTACAGCAACCCCCTCCACTTCAGGCCATGCAGCAACCTCCACCTCAGAAAGTTAGAATCAACTTACAGCAGCAGCCACCTCCTCTGCAGAGCAAGATTGTGCCTCCACCCACTCTGAAAATACAGACTACTGTGGTCCCTCCAACTGTAGAAAGCAGTCCTGAGCAGCCTATGAACAGCAGCCCCGAGGCCCACACAGTAGAGGCCACCTCTCCTGAGACAATCTGTGAAATGATCGCAGATGTAGTTCCTGAG GTGGAGTCTCCTTCTCAGATGCATGTTGAATTGGTGAGTGGCTCCCCTGTGACACTGTCACCTCAGCCTCGATGTGTGAGGTCTGGTTGTGAGAACCCTCCTGTTATCAGTAAGGACTGGGACAACGAGTACTGCAGCAATGAGTGTGTGGTGAAGCACTGCAG GGATGTATTCTTGGCCTGGGTGGCCTCTAGAAATCCAAACTCTGTGGTGTTTGTGAAGTAG